Genomic DNA from Candidatus Koribacter versatilis Ellin345:
GGTCCGTTGTCGGTGTCGAGCACGGCGTCTCCTCATACGTCGCGTAAAAGGTCTTGTAGAAGCTGCCGACGGCGTCGTTGAACTTGAATGTGATCTGCTGCGGGCCACTGACGCTGGGATCGAGCGGCAAAATCGTGTCCATCATATCCAGCGTTCCCAGGTGCTGCGGCTCCGGATAGATCTCCCTCCCATTGATGGTGAGGGTGTAGGTGATCGGCCAGTGAGTATCGGTGACCCGCATCACCCCGATTTCGGAGTTCGGGTTGAAAGACGAACCATCCGGCGGCCCGCAGAGAGTCACGCTGCGGTTGGCCACCGCAGGACCACACCAGACGTACCAGGGATTGTTGTAAGTATCAGGGGCCGGAAATTGGGCGGAAGCAACCAACGACAGGGCCAGGACGCAGAATGCAAGCACCAGCAACCAGTGAGCTTTCAAAGGAGACCTCCCAGGGTATGGGGAGCAGCACTGGCCAAAGATGATGGCGGTCAAGCTGCTGTTGTCTGCGTAAGTAACAACTCATACCGCTTTGGCAATGTGGTCGTCCCCGGGGCAACCGGAGCTGTTGGCAAACTTTTACTCGCATTCCGACACAAGACCATTTACAACGTCACCAAAGGCCAATGCAGCTCTGCTACTTTTGCGAGTCGCGCAACCTCGTTTTTCGTTATAGCTTCCAACTGAACACCGGGCCCAAGTAGTTCTCGAAAAGGAATCCGGCACTCATGTCAGACACAAATGTTTGGTTACTTGGTTTGGAATCGGTCATCGGAATCGGCGCTGTGGTGGGGTATCTCCTGACCAAGGCCTACGCCGAAATCGGCCGCGAGTTACCGTGCCGCAAGCCCCGGCGCCGGGCGTAAAAATCGCGAACGCGCTTCGCGCGCAGCCCCAGCTAACATCCCACTACCCTGCCTGCATCAAAGAAGACATGCGTATCGTCCTCGCACTGCTGCTGATTCTTCCGTTCGTCGCCTGCAATCAACCGCAGAGCCCAGACCAGATTCGCGAAAAAACGGCTAACGCCACTGCCGCCGTCAAAGCCGACACCAAGGCCGTCGCCGACGGACTCAAGGAAGGCCTCGGAAAGAACACATCGGTGAATATCAATTCGGCGACGAAGGATGAGTTGATGAAGTTGCCGGGTGTCACCGACGCGCGCGCCGACCGCATCATGGCCGCACGGCCTTACGACACGACGGATGAGCTCGTCAGCAAGAAGGTGCTGACCAAAGGCGAGTACGACCAGATTGCGAACCGCATCACCGCCAAGAAGATGTAACAGAATTTCCCGCGCCAATGATCGCCCGGTTAACGCCGGGCTTTTCTTTTTCTACGCAGAACCAGAATCCGTCTGGCGACGCTCCAGGGCCCTTGCGTTCCATGCAAATTGCGGCAGACAATTGACATACTGCACACCGAACGTGCAAACTGCCATTCTCCACCGTTTGGAGTGCAATACATACTAGTCTTGTAACCGACTCGAACCCTCGATGACCGTGCAAAGAGTGTCGTACACGCTGGAATCGTCGCTCGACAGCGTGAACAAAGCGGAAGAAGAAGCGACAAAGATTGCGACCCGTTCGGGCTTCGATGAAGACGAAGCGGGCCGGATTTCGATGGCAGTCCGCGAAGCCACCGTAAACGCGGTATTGCACGGCAACCACTACGACACCAGCAAGCGCGTCACCCTGTCGTTCGAGACCACGGGGGACGAGCTGATTATCACGGTGCAGGACCAGGGCCCGGGACTTGACCCTACCGGGGTAGCAGATCCATTGGCGCCCGAGAATTTATTGAAGCAGTCCGGACGGGGAATTTTTCTGATCCGGGCCTTCATGGATGATGTTCAGTTTCGGAACCTCGAACCCGGAACAGAAATTAAATTGATTAAGCGGGTCCACGCGACCACGTCGGACCATAAGGAGGCTTCCCAGTGACCATGAAAGCAAGCTCACGGCAGGTAAATGGCGTCACCGTCATTGACCTCAGCGGGCGTATCACCCTCGGCGAAGGTAGTGTGGTGCTGCGCGATACCATTCGCGACGCCGTCGCTCAGGGCAACAAGAAAATTCTGCTCAACCTCGGCGATGTGACCTACATCGACAGCTCCGGTATTGGCGAGCTGGTCAGCGGCTTCACCTCCGTCCGCAACCAGGGCGGCGAGCTCAAGCTGCTCAATCTGACCAAGAAGGTCCATGACCTTCTCCAGATCACCAAGCTTTACACCGTCTTCGATGTGAAAGACGACGAAGCTACGGCGATCGCCTCCTTCAAGTAACCCGCTCAACGTGGGAGCAAATTAGCCTCGCGGTCGAAAGCCGCGGGGCTTTCTTGTTTAGCGGGTACCCGAACGTACTCTAGCTTCGGCCATCCGCGCTCGCTATCATTTCACCGATGCCCACTGCTCAAACTCTCCACTGTCCGAACTGCGGCGCCGCTGTCTCCAGCGATTCCTCGAAGTGTGTTTACTGCAACGCGCGGTTGGCCACGGTGTCCTGCCCGTCGTGTTTCGGCATGATGTTCATCGGTGAAAAGTTCTGTTCGCACTGTGGCGCGGTGGCCCATCGCACCGAAACCGGCCCGGACGGGAAGATGCTCTGCCCGAAGTGTGGCGAGCAAGAGATGAAGACTATACAGGTGGGTAAAAGCCACTTCTGGGAATGTCCAGCGTGCGACGGCATGTGGCTCGACGCCACCACGCTGCAGCAGATCTGCGCCGAGAAAGAGGAACAAGCAGCCGTAATCGGTATGCCCACCGAGCCGCGTGAACCCGTGCACGTCGACACCAACTTCAAGTACGTTCCCTGCCCCGTCTGCACTCAGTTGATGAACCGCGTGAACTTCGCGCGCATGTCAGGCGTCATCGTAGACGTATGCAAAGCGCATGGAACCTGGTTCGACAAAGATGAATTGCGCCGACTGGTGGAGTTCATTCGAGCCGGTGGACTCGACAAAGCGCGAGCGCGGCAGAACGCCGACCTGGAGGCCCAGCACGAACGACTGAAGAATGCAGGAAATGCAGGGATACCAGCGAGCATGCGCGCTGCGGTCGAAGGCGAGTGGAGCAGTGGACGCTCCGACCATTCGAGTGTGGATGCGATCCTCGACTTCGCCTCTTTCATTGCGACACTGCTGAAATAGATCACCGGCGTCCGGGCGAACCCCACCGTGCTCGAACCACCTTGGTGTGGTTCCACGAAATCTTCAGCACGACGGGGCCTTTTGTCCCACAATGATTCCCAAATTGTTCTACTCTGTCAAAACTTACAGTTAGGAAAATTGTTAATTACCGACTATCCTTCCTCATCCGCCAGAATAGCTGTTTCTTAACCAGTCCCAGGCGGATTGGTGTCCAGGAGAGTGCGTTCGATGAACTTCCGCAAAGCCGGATTGCTGCTGGCAGTGCTGCTTCTATCCACCTTGGGCTTGGCCCAGACCACGGCGCAAAGCCAGCCCCCGACTCAGAGCCAGCGGTTTCTGGTGCCCGTCACTGAGTACCAACCCATCACCGGCAAGCAGCGCCTCCAGTGGTTCGCGGATGCCACCGTCGGCCCCGAGAGCCTGCTGCTGGCCGGCCCGTGGACTGCGGGCTGGAACACGATCTTCAACTCTCCGAAAGAGTACGGACCGCACATCGAGGGCTTCGGCAAGCGCTACGGTATGCGCCTGACGGGCGTCTCGACCGGCAACGCGATGACAGCGACCTTCGGCTCGTTCTGGGGCGAGGACCCGCGCTACTTCAAGTCTCCCCACCCAGGCTTTAAGAAACGCGCCGGATGGGTAATCGTTTCGCCGTTCATCGCACCGCATCGTGACGGTACATGGCATCCCGCATACGCGTACTACATGGGCACAGTTGGCAACAACTTCCTCTCGAACACCTGGCGTGCCGAGAGCGAGAGCCACGCCAGCGACGCCGCGATTCGCTGCATGACCGGCGTGCTGGGAAGCATGGCTTCCAACGCCTTCGCGGAATTCTGGCCCGACGTTTCGCACGCGATCTTTAAGACGAAGAAGAAGTAGCCGTCAGCTGAAACGCGCTTATTCCTCAGCAGTGTAGAATCGCATCGCTTCGCACTGCTGAGGACCCCATGACCTACTCCGCGCGCATCGCGCTCGCCTTCTTTTCCCTATTCCTCTTCCTCCCGAAAATCAGTTTCGCCGTCGATCAAGCCCTCAACGGCTACGAGCCCAAGTGGTGGAAAGAAGCAGTTGTATACCAGGTCTATCCGCGCTCGTTCAAAGACTCCAACGGCGATGGCATTGGCGACCTGAAGGGCATCACCTCGAAGCTCGATTACCTGCAATCGCTCGGCGTGGACGTCATCTGGCTGAGCCCGCACTACGATTCCCCCAACGCCGACAACGGCTACGACATCCGCGATTACGAGAAAGTGATGAAGGAGTTCGGCACCATGGCCGACTTCGACGAACTTCTCAAAGGCGTGAAGGCTCGCGGCATGCGCCTGGTGCTCGATCTCGTGGTGAACCACACTAGCGACGAGCATCGCTGGTTCGTCGAGAGCCGCAAGTCGAAGGACAATCCGTATCGCGATTACTACATCTGGCGCCCCGGCAAAGACGGTGGCCCGCCGAATAATTACACCTCATTCTTCTCCGGCTCCGCGTGGACGCTCGATCCCACGACCAACGAGTACTACCTGCACTGCTTCGCGGTGAAGCAGCCTGACTTGAACTGGGACAACCCAAAAGTCCGCCAGGAAGTGTATTCCCTGATGAAGTTCTGGCTCGACAAGGGCGTGGACGGATTCCGCATGGACGTCATCCCCTTCATCTCGAAACTGCCCGATCTGCCGGACATCCCGCCCGAGTATCGCGAACGTCCGCAGTACTTCTACACCCAGGGGCCGCATCTGCATGAATATCTGCAGGAAATGAATAAAGAGGTTCTCTCGAAGTACGACATGATGACGGTCGGTGAGGCGTTCGGCGTCACGCTCGAGGGCACTCCGATGCTGGTGGATGAGCGCCGTCACGAACTCAACATGATCTTCAACTTCGATGCGGTGCGAATTGGACATCCCTCGACACCATGGATCGGCTGGACACTGCCAAAGCTGAAAGCGATCTATACCGACGAAGACCAGAAGCTGGATCAACACAGTTGGAATACGGTCTTCCTGTCAAACCACGACAATCCCCGCGTAGTCTCTGCCTTTGGCGACGACTCTCCGGAGTGGCGCGAGAAATCAGCGAAGCTGCTCGCGACGATGGTCCTCACCCTCAAGGGCACTCCGTTCATCTATCAGGGCGACGAACTCGGCATGACCAATTATCCGTTCAAGGGCATCGAGGACTTCGACGACATCGAAGTAAAGAACGCGTGGAAGGAATACGTGGAGACTGGACGCATCAGCAAAGAACACTTCCTCGACAACGCCCGGCGGGTGGCACGCGACAACTCGCGCACTCCGATCCAGTGGGATGATTCGAGCAATGGTGGCTTCACCACCGGCAAGCCCTGGCTCGCGGTAAACCCGAATTACAAGAAAATCAATGCTGCAGAGGAGCAGAAAGACAAAGACTCCGTCTACCAATACTTCCAGCGCATGCTGGCCTTCCGCAAGACGACCAAGGCTTTCAGCTACGGCGATTACAAGGACCTCGATCCGCAAAACGAAAAGATCTTCGCCTACACGCGAACGCTCGGAAAAGAGAAGTATCTCGTCGTGCTTAATTTTTCGAAGGATGCGCTGAAGTATTCCCTGCCCGGAGTGAAGGCGGGAAAACTGGTGATGTCGAACGAAGGTGCGGCGGAGGAGAACGCGACCACGCTAATGATGAAAGGCTGGGAAGCCCGGGTTTACAGAGTCGAGTAAGCCAAGTGGGTGCCCCACCCTTCCCCGAACCGGAGAGTGGGATGCGACTACTTCGGCGGTTGCGGTGTCGTCTCTCCCTTTACGGTCTTCTTCGGCGGCGCATTCACCTTCGGATTTTGCTTCACCGTACCGTTTTCTTCACTTTCACGCATGGTTGAGAAGCTGGTCTTCTGCCCGTTGGCGTCGGTCTGCATTTCGGCGCGGCTCGCGGCCTCAGCGGCGCGGTTCCCTTCATCCTCGGTCTGCCCGATACCCTCCGCGTTCAGGTACGTCGGCTTCTGCTGCTTGTCCCGGGTTACTTCGCTCTTCTCGTTCGCCTGGTTGTAAGCCTGCGGATTCATCGGCGCCACGCCTTTGTCGTTCGAGTCGCGAGTTTTTGCATAACCTGCCGCGGAACTCGTCGGCGCCGTGGTCTCGCCTACACTTTGGGTGTCCGAGGTCGTCACAGAAGAACCGTGTACCCCGGTGTGACCGCCCGCAGGATAGACCGCATGTTCTTCGGTGCTTGTGCTCACCGTCCGGGTATTCGCAGCGGCAGCCGACGTCTCTGCAGCGTTGGAACTCATCTGCACGCTGCTATTGAGCTGCGTATTGGCATCGTCGTTCACCGGACGCTGCATGAGCGCCATCAGCACAACCTGCCCCGTTCGTAGTGCCCCATTGTTGGGGACAGTCGAACACTTATCGGAGATCTGTTTTACGTCCGCAAGCGTCAGGGTGTCGCCCGTGTCGGCGTTCGCGGGCTTGCTGTCGCCGTCCACGCTCTTCACCGAGCCGCTGATCTCCACCGTCTGCCCGATGAACTGCTTCAGGCGATCGGTGCTGCCTTCGAGCTTGAACGTCTTTCCACTGACCTGGTCGGTGACGGTGTAGTTGTCACCTGCGCTATTCAGGCAGCCGCGGACCGTTTGCGGTTTCACTGTGGATTGATCCGGCGTCGGGGCCGTTTGATTGGCTTGGATCTGTTGCGGGTCGGTTGTCATCTCCGAGGTTTGGCAGAACCCGGCAGTGGCGACGAGGCAGAGGGCAAACGTGAGCGTTTTCATAGACCACCCCTTCGTTTAGAGGGGCAGAGTTGACTCAGGGTTGTAGCCCGGCGTTCATCTCTGCACTGGTAGACTAGTCGGGTGAGCGAGACTAGTACCCTGCCCGCCACGAGCGGCTTCGATTGGCACGGCTTCGATGCCTATTTATTCGATATTGACGGCACCCTGCTCAACAGCCGCGACTGGGTGCATTACAACGCCTTCCATACGGCGTTGCAGCACGTCTATCAGTGTGATGCGAGGATTGATAATGTCCCCGTTCATGGCAATACCGATATCGGGATCCTGCGCGCCGCCGCTGCCCTCTGCGGCGTCGGAGGCGAACGCTTCGAGCACGGCTTGGTTGAGGCCCAGAAATTGATGGCTGGTGAGGTCGAAAAGCATGCCGATCAGCTTCGCCCTGAGCTCTGCCCGTCCATTCGCGAGTTGCTGGATCGATTGCATGTCGAAGGAAAGCTGATGGGCGTTTGCACCGGCAACTTGCAACGGATCGGCTGGACCAAGCTGAAGGCTGCCGGAATCCGCGACCGTTTCGCTGTCGGAGGCTTCAGCGATCACCACGAGTTTCGCGCTGACATCTTCCGCCACGCCATGGAGCAAGCCACGAACCGTCTCGGCAGCAACGCAAAGGCCTGCTTTATCGGCGACACTCCCAACGACATCCATGCCGCGCAGAAACTCGGAATGCCGGTGGTCGCCGTCGCCACGGGCATTTATCCAATCGAGCAATTGCAGGCGTTGCATCCCACGCACTGTGTCCCGTGTTGCAAGGAGCTTCTCTAACCGATGAGGACAGCTCTTTGGGGTGCGATTCTACTGGCTGCCGCGAGCGTCGCGGCACAGGACCTGCCGTCTCCGAATACACCGGCGGTTGAGGCCAAGGTGCCGTCGCAGAAAGCGGAAAAGCCCTCGAAGAGCGAAGAAAAACAGGCGAAACACGAGTTCTCAGAAGGGATGAAGCGGCAAAAGGCCGGAGACTTGCAGCAGGCCTACGAACATTTCGAAGCCGCTTCCCGTCTGCTGCCGAAAAATGTTGAATACGCCACTGCCCGCGAACTTACGAAACAACAAGCGGTAATGCAGTTCATTCAGCGCGGCAACACCGCGATGGAAAAGGGCCTGACTATCGAAGCCCAAGGCGACTATCGCATGGCGCTGCAGATCGACCCCGACAACAACTTCGCGCAGCAGCAGCTCAAGAACGCGCTCCCCGCGCTCCCATCAACCGGTTCTCAGATCCGCTTCAGCGATTCGACTGACGATGCCGAGTATCGCGCGCCGGTCATGCTTGCTCCCGAAAAGGTAAAGAAGGACTTCCACTATCGTGGCGACTCGAAGGGTCTGCTCACGCAGGTGATGCAAGCCTACGGCGTGACCGCCACGCTGGATGATTCCGTGCCCTCGAAGCGAGTCCGCTTCGACTTGGATGCGACGGATTTCGAGCATGCCACCGAGGCCGCAGGCACCATCACGAAAACTTTTTGGGTGCCACTTGGACTGCGCCAAGTCTTGGTACTCGCCGACACGCCGGCAAACCGTCGCGACAACCAGCACATGGTTCTGCGCACCTTTTACTTCCCTGACGCGACCACGCCGACCGACCTTCAGGACCTGATTAACGTCTTCCGCGTGATCTTCGACGTCCGCTTTGTGGTGCCGCAACCCAGCAGGAACAGCATTACGGTGCGGGCCCCGCAGCCTACCATGGAAGCCGTTACCCAGTTCTTTTCCGATCTCGACGCCTCCCGTCCGCAAGTTGCGCTGGATGTCAGCGTCTATCGCGTAAGCGGTACCCTGACCCACCAGTTAGGAGTTCAGCCGCCGAATCAATTCACGACGTTTAACCTCGGCAGCGTGCTCGCAGGACTCGGCGCCACGAATTTGCAGTCGCTAATCAATCAGATCATTTCTTCCGGCGCGATCAACCAGGCGAACGGTACCGACATCTCGGCGCTTATCACACAAGCCCTCGGCAACACGCAACTGGCCACGCTTTTCCAGACGCCGTTCGTTACCTACGGCGGAGGCCTGACGCTGATGGCACTCACCGTGCCCGGCACCACGCTCAATCTCAACTTCAGTAAGGCGAATTTCCAGAACCTCGCGCACATGCAGTTGCGAGCATCGCAGAACAACGCGGCAACCATGCGTATCGGTGAGCGTTACCCGATTCTGAACGCGACCTTTGCGCCGATCTACAACACTCCACAAATCAGTGCTCTGTTGCGGACGGGAACCTACGTAGCACCCTTCCCATCGTTCAATTACGAGGACCTCGGTTTGACGGTGAAAGCCACGCCCTCGATCCAAGGCAATCGCGACGTGCGCCTCAACCTCGAGATGCAGATGCGCTCGCTCGGCGCCGGAACCAGCAACGGCATGCCGATCATCAACAACCAGGAATACAAGGGCACGATCTCATTGAAAGACGGCGAGCCGGGCGTCGTCGTGAGCTATTTGACGGAGAGCGAATCGCGATCCATCTCCGGTATACCAGGCTTAGGTCAAATCCCCGGACTCGGTTCGGCCGTGGCAAGCACCGATCGCGAGGGCGTGGAATCCGAGCTACTCGTCATCATCACGCCTCACGTGCTCAAGGTCATCGAGCCCAAGATGGATACGATCGCCATGCCCCGGGGCACCTAGCGCTCTATCAAATCAAAAAGCCCGCCGTGTTGGCGGGCTTAATTCATTCCAGCGATCTTACTTCGCGTTCTTCGCGGCAAAATCCACCAACTGCTTAAAGGTCTCCGCAGGTAGCGAATTAAACGAGCTCACCTTACGTCCGTTGATGAACAGCGTTGGCGTAGACGTGATAGCCAGGCCCTCTCCGAGTTTTTCGGAAGCCTGAACATTGGCTCGAGTCTTGGGATCGGCGATGCATCCTGCAGTCTTTGCCGCATCGGCACCCGCCTCACCAGCGTACTTTTTTAACGAATCGTCGGCGTTCTGTTCGTTGATGTCCTGCTGGTGCTCGT
This window encodes:
- a CDS encoding ATP-binding protein, giving the protein MTVQRVSYTLESSLDSVNKAEEEATKIATRSGFDEDEAGRISMAVREATVNAVLHGNHYDTSKRVTLSFETTGDELIITVQDQGPGLDPTGVADPLAPENLLKQSGRGIFLIRAFMDDVQFRNLEPGTEIKLIKRVHATTSDHKEASQ
- a CDS encoding glycoside hydrolase family 13 protein, with translation MTYSARIALAFFSLFLFLPKISFAVDQALNGYEPKWWKEAVVYQVYPRSFKDSNGDGIGDLKGITSKLDYLQSLGVDVIWLSPHYDSPNADNGYDIRDYEKVMKEFGTMADFDELLKGVKARGMRLVLDLVVNHTSDEHRWFVESRKSKDNPYRDYYIWRPGKDGGPPNNYTSFFSGSAWTLDPTTNEYYLHCFAVKQPDLNWDNPKVRQEVYSLMKFWLDKGVDGFRMDVIPFISKLPDLPDIPPEYRERPQYFYTQGPHLHEYLQEMNKEVLSKYDMMTVGEAFGVTLEGTPMLVDERRHELNMIFNFDAVRIGHPSTPWIGWTLPKLKAIYTDEDQKLDQHSWNTVFLSNHDNPRVVSAFGDDSPEWREKSAKLLATMVLTLKGTPFIYQGDELGMTNYPFKGIEDFDDIEVKNAWKEYVETGRISKEHFLDNARRVARDNSRTPIQWDDSSNGGFTTGKPWLAVNPNYKKINAAEEQKDKDSVYQYFQRMLAFRKTTKAFSYGDYKDLDPQNEKIFAYTRTLGKEKYLVVLNFSKDALKYSLPGVKAGKLVMSNEGAAEENATTLMMKGWEARVYRVE
- a CDS encoding STAS domain-containing protein, coding for MKASSRQVNGVTVIDLSGRITLGEGSVVLRDTIRDAVAQGNKKILLNLGDVTYIDSSGIGELVSGFTSVRNQGGELKLLNLTKKVHDLLQITKLYTVFDVKDDEATAIASFK
- a CDS encoding ComEA family DNA-binding protein — its product is MRIVLALLLILPFVACNQPQSPDQIREKTANATAAVKADTKAVADGLKEGLGKNTSVNINSATKDELMKLPGVTDARADRIMAARPYDTTDELVSKKVLTKGEYDQIANRITAKKM
- a CDS encoding type II secretion system protein GspD encodes the protein MRTALWGAILLAAASVAAQDLPSPNTPAVEAKVPSQKAEKPSKSEEKQAKHEFSEGMKRQKAGDLQQAYEHFEAASRLLPKNVEYATARELTKQQAVMQFIQRGNTAMEKGLTIEAQGDYRMALQIDPDNNFAQQQLKNALPALPSTGSQIRFSDSTDDAEYRAPVMLAPEKVKKDFHYRGDSKGLLTQVMQAYGVTATLDDSVPSKRVRFDLDATDFEHATEAAGTITKTFWVPLGLRQVLVLADTPANRRDNQHMVLRTFYFPDATTPTDLQDLINVFRVIFDVRFVVPQPSRNSITVRAPQPTMEAVTQFFSDLDASRPQVALDVSVYRVSGTLTHQLGVQPPNQFTTFNLGSVLAGLGATNLQSLINQIISSGAINQANGTDISALITQALGNTQLATLFQTPFVTYGGGLTLMALTVPGTTLNLNFSKANFQNLAHMQLRASQNNAATMRIGERYPILNATFAPIYNTPQISALLRTGTYVAPFPSFNYEDLGLTVKATPSIQGNRDVRLNLEMQMRSLGAGTSNGMPIINNQEYKGTISLKDGEPGVVVSYLTESESRSISGIPGLGQIPGLGSAVASTDREGVESELLVIITPHVLKVIEPKMDTIAMPRGT
- a CDS encoding HAD family hydrolase produces the protein MSETSTLPATSGFDWHGFDAYLFDIDGTLLNSRDWVHYNAFHTALQHVYQCDARIDNVPVHGNTDIGILRAAAALCGVGGERFEHGLVEAQKLMAGEVEKHADQLRPELCPSIRELLDRLHVEGKLMGVCTGNLQRIGWTKLKAAGIRDRFAVGGFSDHHEFRADIFRHAMEQATNRLGSNAKACFIGDTPNDIHAAQKLGMPVVAVATGIYPIEQLQALHPTHCVPCCKELL
- a CDS encoding zf-TFIIB domain-containing protein translates to MPTAQTLHCPNCGAAVSSDSSKCVYCNARLATVSCPSCFGMMFIGEKFCSHCGAVAHRTETGPDGKMLCPKCGEQEMKTIQVGKSHFWECPACDGMWLDATTLQQICAEKEEQAAVIGMPTEPREPVHVDTNFKYVPCPVCTQLMNRVNFARMSGVIVDVCKAHGTWFDKDELRRLVEFIRAGGLDKARARQNADLEAQHERLKNAGNAGIPASMRAAVEGEWSSGRSDHSSVDAILDFASFIATLLK